One Patescibacteria group bacterium DNA segment encodes these proteins:
- a CDS encoding O-antigen ligase family protein produces MTKQQSHWWQLTNQSWLTDLAVWVILLMPLIVYTGIYQPFSFGRYAFFMLILVGLALGVLVVRVWQLNYAWWRQPIFWLTLVWLAVAIIAAFSGVNLIRSWWGTVSRGMGMVFFVGLWLMGWWLLLAVNQKERWLKIFAVMSWVGAISGFYAILQTLKIPGLYIIASGARAAALMGNPIFLGQLLLFTIFLTLYFVISATPRQRWGYIVSLLLQIIGIVLTASRGPLLTLAIAGLIWGVGIWWLYRSKLRLSWRGLWGGLAALVAVAVAVIYLLPASSLARIFDIYNTSMQARLVTWRTAWLAIQDRPLLGFGNENAWYAFTHFYQPGLADLSFGETIVDRAHNFFLDQLLANGWIGLLAAGLVFGFIIWGLWRYFRKQADQGNFTSALLGWSLLITTMAYLLANMTGFDTVATTIYGAILLTGIIALLAPELVPVGQIQSIWWWRTIIGILLISLIFIDGKYLVPAMRIGRYVKTANSAYEKSDYKAAAKAFAKAQETINPYRWSFLTNYPSFARKYAILSLEDNPAWADSIATDGLRVVNNIKRQEPDRVAVFMEYPILYTALSFLDPRYAPKAEESFNELVKEFPNHEYIYLNWARSLMGMSKYPEARKVLNQLEERFKLVPRSFTFWRALTDIRLTSSNRQHIVNDLQTTLDRKMPFADGDQDILRLATSYLVSVKQWQLAVQYQEKIVKLSPQDVAERLNLAVIYKELKDYSKAREQALIIIKLDPSKLEATKQFLQSMGQTL; encoded by the coding sequence ATGACGAAACAGCAGTCTCATTGGTGGCAGTTGACTAATCAATCTTGGCTGACGGATTTAGCCGTTTGGGTGATTTTATTGATGCCATTGATAGTTTATACAGGAATATATCAGCCTTTCAGTTTTGGGAGATATGCGTTTTTTATGCTGATTTTGGTTGGTTTGGCTCTAGGGGTGCTGGTAGTCCGGGTCTGGCAACTTAATTATGCTTGGTGGCGGCAACCGATTTTTTGGTTAACCTTAGTCTGGCTCGCAGTTGCCATAATCGCAGCTTTCAGCGGAGTTAATTTAATTCGGAGTTGGTGGGGGACAGTGAGCCGCGGTATGGGCATGGTTTTCTTTGTCGGCTTATGGTTGATGGGGTGGTGGTTACTGTTAGCAGTAAATCAAAAGGAGCGTTGGCTGAAAATCTTTGCAGTCATGAGCTGGGTCGGCGCTATCTCCGGTTTTTATGCCATACTTCAAACTCTAAAAATCCCCGGTCTGTATATTATTGCTTCTGGTGCGAGAGCGGCCGCCCTGATGGGAAATCCTATCTTTCTCGGGCAATTACTGCTTTTCACTATTTTTTTGACTTTATATTTTGTGATTAGCGCCACCCCGCGTCAACGCTGGGGTTATATAGTTAGTTTGTTGCTGCAGATTATTGGCATAGTTTTGACAGCTTCCCGAGGTCCTTTATTAACTCTGGCAATAGCTGGTCTTATTTGGGGGGTGGGAATTTGGTGGTTGTACCGATCAAAACTGCGCTTGAGTTGGCGAGGATTGTGGGGAGGCTTAGCGGCGCTCGTAGCCGTGGCAGTAGCTGTTATTTATCTGTTACCCGCATCCAGTCTGGCTAGAATTTTTGATATTTATAATACCTCTATGCAAGCCCGGTTAGTTACTTGGCGAACCGCTTGGTTGGCTATTCAGGACCGTCCCCTGCTCGGGTTCGGTAATGAAAACGCTTGGTACGCTTTCACGCATTTTTATCAACCCGGACTGGCTGATCTAAGTTTCGGAGAAACAATTGTTGACCGGGCACATAATTTTTTCTTAGATCAACTTTTAGCGAATGGCTGGATCGGTTTATTGGCAGCTGGTTTGGTATTCGGTTTTATTATTTGGGGGTTGTGGCGTTATTTCAGAAAGCAGGCTGATCAAGGTAATTTTACTTCAGCTTTATTGGGATGGTCGCTGTTAATTACTACTATGGCTTATTTGTTGGCAAATATGACAGGTTTTGATACGGTCGCCACAACCATTTATGGTGCCATATTGTTGACCGGCATTATTGCCCTGTTAGCGCCAGAATTAGTCCCAGTTGGTCAAATTCAGTCAATCTGGTGGTGGCGCACTATCATAGGAATTTTATTGATTAGTTTAATTTTTATTGACGGTAAATATTTGGTTCCGGCAATGCGCATTGGGCGGTATGTTAAAACCGCCAATTCGGCTTATGAAAAATCTGATTACAAGGCAGCTGCCAAAGCTTTTGCTAAAGCCCAAGAAACCATCAATCCTTATCGCTGGTCATTCTTAACTAATTATCCTAGTTTTGCTCGTAAGTATGCCATTTTATCGCTTGAAGATAATCCTGCATGGGCTGATAGTATAGCCACAGATGGGTTGCGGGTAGTTAATAATATTAAACGGCAAGAGCCTGACCGCGTAGCTGTATTTATGGAATATCCGATTCTCTATACTGCCCTATCTTTCCTTGATCCTAGATATGCTCCGAAAGCCGAAGAATCTTTCAACGAATTAGTAAAAGAATTTCCCAATCATGAATATATTTACCTGAATTGGGCAAGATCATTAATGGGGATGAGTAAATATCCTGAAGCACGAAAGGTACTCAATCAATTAGAAGAACGATTTAAATTAGTGCCCCGATCATTTACTTTTTGGCGAGCATTAACTGATATCCGATTGACGAGCTCTAATCGTCAACACATTGTCAATGATCTGCAAACTACCCTTGATCGCAAAATGCCTTTTGCCGATGGCGATCAGGATATTTTGCGCTTAGCCACGTCTTATTTGGTTAGTGTCAAACAATGGCAACTAGCGGTACAATATCAGGAGAAAATTGTTAAATTATCGCCTCAGGATGTGGCAGAAAGACTTAATCTGGCCGTTATCTATAAGGAATTAAAAGATTATAGTAAAGCCAGGGAGCAGGCGCTAATAATTATTAAACTAGATCCTAGTAAATTAGAAGCGACTAAACAATTTTTGCAGAGTATGGGTCAGACATTGTAA